One window of the Candidatus Methylacidiphilales bacterium genome contains the following:
- a CDS encoding DEAD/DEAH box helicase produces MTQTQEPTFESLALSEEIQRALREKGYTTPSPIQHQCIPHLLEGKDLLGCAQTGTGKTAAFALPILHRFDQNPKPRIPNSPRALILTPTRELAAQIGASFATYGKHLKLNHAVIFGGVGQNPQVKALQRGIDILVATPGRLLDLQGQGYLKLGHVEVFVLDEADRMLDMGFIHDVRKIMKQLPARRQSLLFSATLPQEIVGLAEGLLHNPVRVDVAPASTTADRIEQKVCFVDKSKKRELLIHLLGKNNGGLALVFSRTKHGANHLAEALNRSRIPAEAIHSNKSQNARQRALESFRSGQVKVLVATDIAARGIDIKGITLVVNFDIPNEPESYVHRIGRTARAGAEGMAISLCSHEERSFLRDIQRLIRLTLPILTDHPFHVERAAETQEIKDVTLSGNKPFRRFNRGFRSRR; encoded by the coding sequence ATGACACAGACACAAGAACCGACATTTGAATCCCTGGCGCTCAGCGAGGAGATTCAACGCGCACTGCGTGAAAAAGGGTACACGACACCGTCCCCCATCCAACACCAGTGCATCCCCCACCTGCTCGAAGGAAAAGATCTCCTGGGCTGCGCCCAAACCGGCACTGGAAAAACAGCGGCCTTCGCCCTGCCCATCCTGCACCGCTTCGACCAGAATCCCAAGCCGCGGATTCCGAATTCTCCCCGGGCCCTGATTCTGACCCCCACCCGCGAACTGGCCGCCCAGATCGGCGCGAGTTTTGCGACATACGGGAAGCACCTCAAATTAAACCACGCGGTCATTTTTGGCGGAGTCGGCCAGAATCCCCAGGTCAAAGCCCTCCAGCGCGGCATCGATATACTCGTCGCCACACCAGGACGCCTGCTCGACCTTCAGGGGCAAGGCTATCTCAAGCTCGGCCACGTCGAGGTCTTCGTGTTGGACGAAGCCGACCGCATGCTGGACATGGGCTTCATCCATGATGTCAGGAAAATCATGAAACAGTTGCCTGCCCGGCGCCAGTCCCTGCTCTTTTCCGCCACCCTGCCGCAGGAAATTGTCGGCCTCGCCGAGGGATTGCTGCACAACCCTGTCAGGGTCGATGTCGCCCCCGCTTCGACCACCGCCGACCGCATCGAGCAAAAAGTCTGTTTCGTGGACAAATCCAAAAAGCGCGAACTGTTGATTCATTTGCTCGGGAAAAACAACGGCGGCCTCGCGCTGGTTTTCAGCCGGACCAAGCACGGCGCGAACCATCTTGCGGAAGCGCTCAATCGCAGCCGCATCCCGGCGGAAGCCATTCACAGCAACAAATCCCAGAACGCGCGCCAACGCGCCCTCGAATCGTTCCGCAGCGGGCAGGTCAAGGTCCTGGTCGCCACCGACATCGCGGCACGCGGGATCGACATCAAAGGCATCACCCTGGTTGTGAATTTCGACATCCCGAATGAGCCGGAGTCCTATGTGCATCGCATCGGACGCACCGCACGCGCAGGCGCCGAAGGCATGGCCATCTCGCTTTGCTCGCACGAGGAACGATCCTTTTTGCGCGATATCCAGCGTCTCATCCGCCTGACACTTCCGATACTGACAGACCATCCGTTCCATGTTGAAAGGGCGGCTGAAACACAGGAAATCAAGGACGTCACACTGTCCGGAAACAAGCCCTTCCGCCGTTTCAACCGGGGTTTCCGCAGCCGGCGGTGA
- a CDS encoding cyclic nucleotide-binding domain-containing protein — MAENEIIADLSPVGILAHISPEDLETLKFHGTFGEYGVGEVIVRQGESQTCLYFIISGLLEVVISSGQNDVKLGEVGPGDCIGEVSVFEPGEASATVKVIETSVLWSLDVGSLQNYFEQLPVAGGQLMLGIAQLLTKRLRHANNTILANRILPQHLSVRSGQGKEPLKAENLAQPKGVLGGLFGKKSSSKFVPKIKK; from the coding sequence ATGGCTGAGAATGAGATTATTGCGGATCTGAGCCCTGTTGGAATCCTCGCCCATATCAGCCCCGAGGACTTGGAGACGCTTAAATTCCACGGAACTTTTGGCGAATACGGGGTCGGCGAGGTGATAGTCCGCCAAGGCGAGTCACAGACCTGCCTTTATTTCATCATTTCGGGGTTGCTGGAGGTGGTGATTTCCAGCGGACAGAATGACGTGAAGTTGGGCGAGGTGGGCCCGGGAGATTGCATCGGCGAAGTGAGTGTGTTTGAGCCGGGCGAGGCATCCGCCACGGTGAAGGTTATCGAGACAAGCGTGCTTTGGAGCCTGGACGTCGGATCACTCCAGAATTATTTTGAACAATTGCCTGTTGCGGGCGGGCAATTGATGCTCGGGATCGCGCAATTGCTGACCAAGCGGCTCCGGCATGCGAATAACACGATTCTGGCGAATCGGATATTGCCCCAGCACCTGAGTGTGAGATCGGGACAGGGCAAGGAGCCCCTCAAGGCCGAAAACCTGGCGCAGCCAAAGGGCGTCCTGGGCGGATTATTCGGAAAAAAATCCTCGTCGAAATTTGTTCCCAAGATCAAGAAGTGA
- a CDS encoding FHA domain-containing protein produces the protein MNNTFIEFLLWYQSAAKTGRLYVSTGEQDGDVFLMEGCAVHAQAGDQFGLQAYLAMLLDWPEPKLMAWEGQTLPRFQSLWLDHFSGMTLLSRFASARETQDGTLAEQVLRRELVLHNRYTISFLVDSPQLGQFTYDVSREFFLVGRAEGNELAIDDHSLSRQHCFISAQEKRLFVHDLNSANGTFIDDHPTYFGVAEEGQKLRFGNVTCTFKILPFRTAEERKEDFRNGKTTVIPREIRQSLRPPQSLAQPILAHAATPTPATSENGHQPGPAKQKKTRPMGLGAA, from the coding sequence ATGAACAATACCTTTATTGAGTTTTTGCTCTGGTACCAGTCCGCGGCCAAGACCGGTCGGCTCTATGTCTCCACAGGAGAGCAGGATGGCGACGTTTTCCTCATGGAAGGCTGTGCGGTGCATGCGCAGGCCGGCGATCAGTTTGGTTTGCAGGCCTACCTGGCGATGCTGTTGGATTGGCCCGAGCCCAAATTAATGGCATGGGAAGGGCAGACCTTGCCCCGCTTCCAATCACTTTGGCTGGATCATTTTTCAGGCATGACCCTGCTTTCCCGCTTTGCCTCGGCCCGCGAAACCCAGGACGGCACTCTCGCGGAACAAGTGCTGCGCCGCGAACTCGTCCTGCATAACCGTTATACCATTTCCTTCCTCGTTGACAGCCCGCAGCTCGGCCAGTTCACCTATGACGTGAGCCGCGAATTCTTCCTCGTCGGACGGGCCGAAGGCAATGAACTCGCCATCGATGACCACTCCCTCTCGCGCCAGCACTGTTTCATCAGCGCCCAGGAAAAGCGTTTGTTTGTACATGATTTGAATTCAGCCAACGGAACTTTTATCGACGATCATCCGACGTATTTTGGAGTGGCCGAAGAGGGTCAAAAGTTGCGCTTCGGAAATGTGACCTGCACATTTAAAATTCTCCCGTTCCGCACGGCGGAAGAACGCAAGGAAGACTTTCGTAATGGAAAAACCACCGTTATCCCCCGCGAGATCCGCCAAAGCCTGCGGCCGCCCCAAAGTCTTGCGCAGCCGATTCTGGCGCACGCCGCCACGCCCACACCCGCGACATCTGAAAACGGGCATCAACCGGGTCCGGCGAAGCAGAAAAAGACCCGGCCCATGGGCCTTGGCGCAGCGTAA
- a CDS encoding winged helix-turn-helix transcriptional regulator: MKGKFLKKVSKNPKLLILTEIKRSQGLSVSELCNRVGLSYMGVKQHCIALERDGYLDTWRRPKGMGRPEKAYRLTEVAQEFFPTEYSNFTTEVLDSIQEVYGPNAADKILFNIFKNETAKLQAHVRGTTTEEKMRQLAALRDERGYMSEYYFDRDKGKHQVIEYNSPILMCMDRFRILRDLEKQLFEDILNCPILREEERVSGLYKCIFRAV, translated from the coding sequence ATGAAAGGAAAATTTCTAAAAAAAGTTTCGAAGAATCCCAAGCTTCTGATTTTAACCGAAATCAAACGAAGCCAGGGTTTGTCCGTCTCCGAGCTCTGCAATCGTGTAGGCCTGTCCTACATGGGTGTAAAGCAGCACTGCATCGCGCTCGAACGCGATGGCTACCTCGACACCTGGCGCCGCCCCAAAGGAATGGGACGGCCGGAAAAAGCCTATCGCCTGACCGAAGTCGCCCAGGAATTTTTTCCGACCGAATACAGCAACTTCACCACCGAGGTGCTCGATTCGATCCAGGAAGTTTACGGCCCCAACGCGGCGGATAAAATTTTGTTTAACATTTTCAAAAATGAAACGGCCAAATTGCAAGCCCATGTCCGCGGGACTACCACCGAGGAAAAAATGCGCCAGCTCGCGGCCCTGCGCGATGAACGCGGGTACATGAGCGAATATTATTTCGATCGCGACAAAGGCAAGCATCAGGTCATCGAATACAATTCACCGATTCTGATGTGTATGGACCGCTTCCGCATTCTGCGGGATTTGGAAAAGCAACTGTTTGAAGACATCCTGAACTGCCCGATTCTCCGTGAAGAAGAACGGGTTTCCGGCCTTTATAAGTGCATATTCAGGGCAGTCTAA
- the serA gene encoding phosphoglycerate dehydrogenase yields MSQYRVLVLDGVSPRGVEVLAGVQGVEVIQSKSLSEDELVQKIPDFDALVVRSQTKVTKKALEAAKKLKVVGRAGVGVDNVDVPTATQKGIVVMNTPGGNTISTAEHAFSLLLSMARSIPQAHATMKAGKWDRKSFEGVEINNKVLGIIGMGRIGTEVCRRAMAFGMKVLAYDPYLSLGKARSLQVELYEKLDEMLPHCDFITLHIPMSAETKGILNERTLKLCKKGVRIVNCARGGLVEEKALHEALLSGQVAGAALDVYEKEPPAAEFPLRDVPTLVMTPHLGASTAEAQESVGIEVAEAIRDLLLTGTIRNAVNMPNVDSKTLELLRPYLELGEKLGRILAQLAPTRCEMLTVNYSGKITEFDTTAISRAVVKGFLKLAIGPDVNDVNAPFYAENLGLKYSETRLSQAGEYSEMLTAQVSTGSGEVFEVSGTIFGVAPRLVSINKHYLEARPEGVLLVMENTDRPGIVGWVGTLLGKHKVNIASMSLSRSAPGSKALSVLNLDSMPSPAVIQELTKDPDITSVKFIQV; encoded by the coding sequence ATGTCTCAATATCGAGTCTTGGTGTTGGACGGGGTTTCCCCCCGTGGCGTTGAAGTTTTGGCAGGAGTTCAAGGGGTGGAGGTTATTCAATCCAAGAGTCTTTCTGAAGACGAACTGGTTCAAAAAATACCCGATTTCGACGCTTTGGTGGTGCGCAGCCAGACCAAGGTCACAAAAAAGGCCCTGGAAGCGGCCAAAAAGCTGAAGGTTGTCGGTCGGGCTGGCGTGGGTGTCGATAACGTGGATGTGCCCACAGCCACGCAAAAGGGCATCGTCGTGATGAACACGCCGGGCGGCAACACCATCTCCACGGCCGAACATGCCTTTTCGCTGCTCCTGTCGATGGCCCGCAGCATCCCCCAGGCCCATGCCACGATGAAAGCCGGCAAATGGGACCGGAAAAGTTTTGAAGGTGTTGAGATCAATAACAAGGTGCTCGGGATTATCGGCATGGGCCGGATCGGCACTGAAGTCTGCCGCCGCGCCATGGCTTTCGGGATGAAGGTTCTGGCGTATGATCCGTATCTCTCTCTGGGCAAGGCGCGCAGCCTGCAGGTGGAGCTTTACGAAAAACTGGATGAAATGCTGCCGCATTGTGATTTCATCACGCTGCACATTCCCATGAGCGCGGAGACCAAGGGGATTTTGAACGAGCGCACCCTGAAGCTTTGCAAGAAAGGCGTTAGGATTGTGAATTGCGCCCGGGGCGGGCTGGTTGAGGAAAAGGCCCTGCACGAAGCCCTGTTGAGCGGGCAGGTTGCAGGCGCCGCGCTGGATGTGTACGAGAAAGAGCCCCCGGCGGCGGAATTTCCCTTGCGCGATGTTCCGACGCTGGTGATGACGCCTCATCTTGGGGCTTCGACGGCTGAAGCCCAGGAGAGCGTGGGGATCGAAGTGGCGGAAGCCATTCGCGACCTGCTCTTGACGGGCACGATCCGCAATGCGGTCAACATGCCGAATGTGGATTCGAAGACTTTGGAACTGCTGCGGCCCTATCTTGAACTGGGCGAAAAGCTCGGTCGCATCCTCGCCCAGTTGGCGCCCACGCGTTGTGAGATGCTGACGGTGAACTACTCCGGAAAAATCACCGAATTCGACACCACGGCCATCAGCCGCGCGGTTGTGAAAGGTTTTCTGAAGCTGGCCATCGGCCCGGATGTCAACGATGTGAACGCCCCGTTTTACGCCGAGAATCTCGGGTTGAAATATTCCGAGACACGGTTGAGCCAGGCGGGTGAATATTCCGAAATGCTGACGGCGCAGGTTTCAACCGGCAGCGGGGAGGTTTTTGAGGTTTCCGGGACGATTTTCGGTGTCGCTCCGCGCCTGGTCAGCATCAACAAACATTATCTGGAAGCCCGTCCCGAAGGCGTGCTGCTGGTGATGGAAAACACGGACCGTCCCGGTATTGTCGGCTGGGTGGGAACTTTGCTTGGCAAACACAAGGTGAACATCGCGAGCATGTCGCTCAGCCGTTCCGCGCCGGGTTCCAAGGCGTTGAGCGTGTTGAACCTCGATTCCATGCCCAGCCCGGCGGTGATTCAGGAACTGACCAAAGACCCTGACATTACTTCCGTAAAATTCATCCAGGTCTGA
- the mtnP gene encoding S-methyl-5'-thioadenosine phosphorylase, whose protein sequence is MENQPLIGIIGGSGVYKMGALSDVEEFQIPTPLGKTSDAIHVGNLHGRKVAFLARHGRHHTLLPSEIPHRANIWALKKLGVRWLISLSAVGSLKGKLRPGEFVIPLQFFDRTKLREEHTFFGQGIVAHISFGQPVCERLARILQESAKAAGAVCHWSGTYVNMEGPAFSTLAESEFHRTQGFDVVGMTNLAEAKLAREAEISYATVAMVTDYDCWHQTEQEVSVQEVIKILKQNAELAVRAVEQAVRRIPVDEKTSCHSALAHAIITPKEHWPQQRVEDLRPILAAYI, encoded by the coding sequence ATGGAAAATCAACCCTTGATCGGCATTATAGGCGGCAGTGGTGTGTATAAAATGGGCGCCCTGTCGGATGTTGAGGAATTTCAAATCCCAACTCCCCTCGGAAAAACCTCGGATGCCATTCATGTGGGCAACCTGCATGGCCGTAAAGTCGCCTTCCTGGCCCGGCATGGACGCCACCATACCCTGCTCCCGTCGGAAATCCCCCACCGGGCCAACATTTGGGCACTAAAAAAACTCGGCGTCCGCTGGCTGATCAGCCTCAGCGCCGTCGGTTCCTTGAAGGGGAAATTGCGCCCCGGAGAATTCGTCATTCCCCTGCAGTTTTTCGACCGCACCAAGCTGCGGGAGGAACACACTTTTTTCGGACAGGGAATCGTGGCGCACATCAGCTTTGGGCAACCGGTCTGCGAAAGACTGGCACGCATCCTTCAGGAATCGGCCAAGGCGGCAGGTGCCGTCTGCCACTGGAGCGGGACTTATGTGAACATGGAGGGCCCCGCATTTTCGACGCTTGCGGAATCCGAGTTTCACCGCACGCAGGGTTTTGATGTGGTTGGCATGACCAATCTGGCCGAAGCCAAACTGGCGCGCGAGGCCGAGATCAGCTATGCCACCGTTGCGATGGTGACCGACTACGACTGCTGGCATCAAACCGAGCAGGAAGTTTCCGTGCAGGAAGTCATCAAGATTTTGAAGCAAAACGCCGAGCTCGCGGTGAGAGCCGTGGAACAAGCCGTGAGACGGATTCCTGTGGACGAGAAAACGTCCTGCCATTCCGCCCTGGCCCATGCGATCATCACGCCCAAGGAACACTGGCCGCAACAGCGGGTTGAAGATCTCCGGCCCATCCTGGCGGCTTACATTTGA
- a CDS encoding glycosyltransferase family 4 protein: protein MKILLLHSTFWPLIGGTESIMRQHAEMLAEHGHDVRVVTGHGQPSNDQYHVEVLKELSPGFPLNLQAKRALDHGQTDQHLNTFTHLLTETLKPYYDQADVVITHGAVTTHFNLALTQAVWKLAGSKPTIAWVHDFTPANKNYALPNPGHMPWALMSQAHPQIKYVAVSGQRQQEITQTLGLEESQVPVIENGIDFNELLGIEPAFKSWLERIDFLARDIIFFYPTKLLQRKNIDQAILWADAIKKAGLNPLLLISGSQDVYGTAGASYEDYLKYFPKQLGLENEVFYLNDYNDEIGPVWQQAFRISDVLLFSSGYEGFGIPPLEAVATRIPCWCQPLGTIPDWLAPAMTFVKTPEEAAGAAQELVSNPVFQARKRIWQEHNWNYLYDKKIWPLLQSLLG from the coding sequence ATGAAAATTCTCCTCTTACACAGCACATTTTGGCCGCTGATCGGCGGAACCGAAAGCATCATGCGCCAGCACGCCGAAATGCTGGCCGAACACGGGCACGACGTGCGTGTTGTCACCGGACACGGCCAGCCCAGCAACGACCAATACCATGTGGAAGTCCTCAAGGAGCTCTCTCCGGGATTTCCCCTCAACCTCCAGGCCAAACGCGCGCTCGACCACGGGCAGACCGACCAGCACCTGAACACCTTCACCCACCTGCTCACCGAGACGCTGAAACCCTATTACGACCAGGCCGATGTCGTCATCACCCACGGCGCGGTCACAACTCACTTTAATCTGGCGCTAACCCAGGCTGTCTGGAAGCTCGCCGGTTCCAAACCGACCATCGCCTGGGTCCACGATTTCACGCCCGCCAACAAAAACTACGCCCTGCCCAATCCGGGGCACATGCCCTGGGCCCTCATGAGCCAGGCCCACCCGCAAATCAAATACGTCGCCGTTTCCGGACAGCGCCAGCAGGAAATCACCCAAACCCTCGGACTCGAGGAAAGCCAGGTCCCCGTCATCGAAAACGGAATTGACTTCAATGAGTTGCTGGGAATCGAACCCGCCTTCAAAAGCTGGCTGGAACGGATTGATTTTCTCGCGCGCGACATCATTTTTTTCTATCCAACCAAGCTGCTTCAGCGGAAAAACATCGACCAGGCCATCCTCTGGGCCGATGCGATCAAAAAGGCGGGCCTGAATCCGCTCCTGCTCATCAGCGGCAGCCAGGATGTTTATGGAACCGCCGGGGCCAGCTACGAGGACTACTTGAAATATTTTCCCAAACAACTTGGCCTTGAAAATGAGGTGTTTTATCTCAACGACTACAATGATGAAATAGGACCGGTCTGGCAGCAGGCATTCCGCATCAGCGATGTCCTGCTCTTCTCCTCCGGTTACGAGGGGTTCGGCATCCCGCCGCTGGAAGCCGTCGCCACCCGCATCCCCTGCTGGTGCCAGCCCCTCGGCACCATCCCCGACTGGCTTGCCCCGGCCATGACCTTTGTGAAAACTCCGGAGGAGGCGGCAGGAGCGGCGCAGGAGCTGGTGTCAAACCCCGTGTTCCAGGCGCGGAAACGAATCTGGCAGGAACACAATTGGAACTACCTTTACGATAAAAAAATCTGGCCTTTGCTTCAATCGCTGCTTGGCTGA
- the coaE gene encoding dephospho-CoA kinase (Dephospho-CoA kinase (CoaE) performs the final step in coenzyme A biosynthesis.), with protein MNKFCITGGIACGKSAVSDFLQKKGWEVIDTDRIAREQLEPGTEGHKKTVDAFGVNILNRSHLVDRTLLGRMVLSDPEKRKLLNSILHPLIRSVWNNRLQQHLRNSPGVPVVVVIPLLFETGGEDRFDSVACVASPFEFQLERLQQRGMNETEARQWIRAQEPVEEKIRKSHVVLWNNGSLELLNHQTELLEQVWLAQNE; from the coding sequence ATGAACAAATTTTGCATCACAGGCGGGATCGCGTGCGGGAAAAGCGCGGTGTCGGATTTTCTCCAGAAGAAGGGTTGGGAGGTCATCGATACCGACCGGATTGCGCGGGAGCAACTGGAGCCCGGCACGGAGGGGCATAAAAAAACAGTTGACGCTTTTGGGGTAAACATCCTAAATAGGTCGCATCTGGTTGACCGGACTCTCCTCGGTCGGATGGTTTTATCTGATCCTGAGAAGAGAAAGTTGTTAAATTCGATCCTTCATCCGCTGATCCGTTCTGTTTGGAATAATCGCCTGCAGCAACATTTGCGGAATTCCCCGGGGGTTCCCGTGGTGGTGGTGATTCCACTGCTGTTCGAGACGGGGGGCGAAGATCGGTTTGACTCCGTGGCATGCGTGGCCTCTCCCTTTGAATTTCAATTGGAACGGTTGCAGCAGCGAGGCATGAACGAAACGGAAGCGCGTCAGTGGATTCGGGCACAGGAGCCTGTGGAGGAAAAAATCAGAAAAAGCCACGTGGTTCTATGGAACAACGGAAGCTTGGAATTATTAAACCACCAGACCGAACTGCTTGAACAGGTTTGGCTCGCACAAAACGAATAG
- the rho gene encoding transcription termination factor Rho: MQKLSIIELSAMATGFKIDNIGTLRKHELIFEILRRNAYRKGRMFGEGVLEILPDAYGFLRWPIHNYTPCPEDIYVSPSQIRRYGLKKGDLISGELRPPRDKERYFALLSVDKLEGEVPEKAKSVIHFDNLTPLFPNRRIMLETSGPKADMAMRAMDLITPIGFGQRGLIVAPPRTGKTVLMQKVANTITTNHPNAYLIVLLIDERPEEVTDMKRSVKGEVISSTFDEPPERHVQVAEMVIERAKRLAERKVDVIILLDSLTRLARAYNTLQPHSGKILSGGVDANALHKPRRFFAAARNLEEGGSLTIIATALVDTGSKMDEVIFEEFKGTGNMEINLDRALVDKRVYPAVNIPKSGTRKEELLYHPDETPRIHALRRALSSLPPVEAMEILLDRLKKTKSNAEFLMAMNLKDA, translated from the coding sequence CTGCAAAAGCTGTCGATCATCGAGCTCAGCGCCATGGCCACCGGATTCAAGATCGACAACATCGGCACGCTGCGCAAACACGAATTGATTTTTGAGATCCTGCGCCGGAACGCCTACCGCAAGGGCCGGATGTTTGGCGAAGGTGTGCTGGAAATCCTGCCGGACGCCTACGGGTTTTTGCGCTGGCCGATCCATAACTATACGCCCTGTCCCGAGGACATTTATGTTTCCCCGTCCCAGATCCGGCGTTATGGCCTCAAGAAAGGCGATTTGATCTCCGGCGAACTGCGTCCGCCACGCGACAAGGAGCGCTATTTTGCGTTGTTATCGGTCGATAAGTTGGAGGGCGAGGTTCCTGAAAAGGCCAAGAGTGTCATTCACTTCGACAACCTGACACCACTGTTCCCGAACCGGCGCATCATGCTGGAAACTTCCGGCCCCAAGGCGGACATGGCGATGCGGGCCATGGACCTCATCACGCCGATTGGGTTTGGACAGCGCGGTTTGATTGTGGCGCCGCCGCGGACCGGCAAGACCGTTCTGATGCAGAAGGTGGCCAATACCATCACGACCAACCATCCGAACGCCTATCTGATTGTGCTCTTGATTGACGAACGCCCGGAAGAAGTGACGGACATGAAACGTTCCGTCAAGGGCGAGGTGATCAGTTCCACGTTTGACGAACCGCCGGAGCGCCATGTGCAGGTGGCGGAAATGGTCATCGAGCGCGCCAAGCGCCTGGCTGAGCGCAAAGTGGATGTCATCATCCTGCTGGACAGCCTGACCCGGCTGGCCCGGGCGTACAACACGTTGCAGCCGCACAGCGGCAAGATTTTGTCGGGTGGTGTGGACGCCAACGCGCTGCACAAACCCCGGCGTTTCTTCGCTGCGGCCCGTAATCTCGAAGAAGGAGGCAGCCTGACAATCATCGCCACGGCGCTGGTCGATACCGGCAGCAAGATGGATGAAGTCATTTTCGAGGAGTTCAAGGGCACCGGCAACATGGAAATCAATCTGGACCGCGCTTTGGTGGACAAACGCGTGTATCCGGCCGTCAACATTCCCAAGTCGGGGACCCGCAAGGAGGAATTGCTCTATCATCCGGACGAAACTCCCAGGATACATGCCTTGCGCAGGGCGCTCAGTTCGCTGCCGCCGGTGGAAGCCATGGAAATCCTGCTCGACCGCCTGAAAAAGACCAAGAGCAACGCCGAATTCCTCATGGCGATGAATTTGAAGGACGCCTAG
- the galE gene encoding UDP-glucose 4-epimerase GalE, with protein MRVFVTGGAGYIGSVCVEELIKTGHEVLVFDNLEEGHTDAVHPKAEFCKGDINHFEQVNRAVAGFKPDAAIHFAGKALVGESMTNPYLYYQTNVSGGVNLLESLARSGCKKIVFSSSCATYGLPEKMPIDERCPQKPINPYGHSKLVFEQILKWYEQVHGIVFTALRYFNAAGATEMNGEDRKIETHLIPNVLDVALGKKESISIFGSDYNTPDGTCIRDYIHVVDLADAHIKSLERTSGGFYNLGTGEGYSVLQVVEVARKVTAHPIPAEMMDPRPGDPPRLVASSNRIKMDLGWKPRFNKIQQIVESAWAWRVRHPSGYNSAHK; from the coding sequence ATGCGTGTTTTTGTTACAGGCGGGGCCGGGTACATCGGCAGTGTGTGTGTGGAGGAACTCATCAAAACCGGACATGAAGTCCTGGTATTTGACAATCTGGAGGAAGGCCACACGGACGCGGTCCATCCCAAGGCGGAGTTTTGCAAGGGGGACATCAACCACTTTGAACAGGTGAACCGGGCCGTGGCCGGGTTCAAACCCGATGCCGCCATTCACTTTGCGGGCAAGGCGCTGGTCGGGGAGTCGATGACCAATCCCTACCTTTATTACCAGACCAATGTTTCCGGCGGGGTCAACCTGTTGGAATCCCTGGCGCGGAGCGGCTGCAAGAAGATCGTTTTTTCCTCATCCTGCGCCACCTATGGGTTGCCGGAAAAAATGCCGATTGACGAGCGCTGCCCCCAGAAGCCGATCAATCCTTACGGCCATTCCAAGCTGGTTTTCGAGCAGATACTCAAGTGGTACGAGCAGGTGCATGGGATTGTTTTCACAGCGCTGCGCTATTTCAACGCCGCGGGGGCGACGGAAATGAACGGCGAGGACCGGAAGATCGAGACCCACCTGATCCCGAATGTTTTGGATGTGGCGCTGGGCAAGAAGGAATCCATCTCGATTTTTGGCAGCGATTACAACACGCCGGACGGCACCTGCATCCGCGACTACATCCATGTGGTGGACCTGGCGGACGCTCATATCAAATCATTAGAGAGAACGTCCGGAGGTTTTTACAACCTGGGCACCGGGGAGGGATATTCCGTCCTGCAAGTGGTGGAAGTGGCGCGCAAGGTGACGGCGCATCCCATCCCGGCGGAGATGATGGACCCGCGCCCCGGAGATCCGCCGCGCCTGGTGGCCAGTTCCAACCGCATCAAGATGGATCTGGGTTGGAAACCGCGTTTCAACAAGATTCAACAGATTGTGGAAAGCGCATGGGCCTGGCGGGTCAGGCATCCGTCCGGTTACAACAGCGCGCATAAATGA